The sequence below is a genomic window from Pangasianodon hypophthalmus isolate fPanHyp1 chromosome 27, fPanHyp1.pri, whole genome shotgun sequence.
TGATATTCatccaagctttttttttttgtctgtttgacaCAGTCTTCCATTTTGTGTAGCTGTAGTCTTCAACCTGGCCAAACTGATACGTGTAATTGTGTATCATCAGTGTAGAAGTGAAAGCCAACATTATGTTTGAAAATTACATGGCTTTGGCGTATACATGGGCTGACTATAAAGGGAGAACAGGAAAGGGCCTAGAGCAGTAGCTCATGGGATATCATGTCTCATTTTTAAACCTCAGAAGGACGCTAACAAGGTCTGTCACCTTACAGGAACTTTGACTACCTACATCTACGGTTTCCATTAAAATGCTGCATTTAGGTCCAACAATGTGGAATCATACTCACAAACGCAGGCAAGAAGCAGGTTATTGACCACTTTCTGGATTATACCAGAATGATGCATGTTAATGCATGTTATTCCTAGTAGATAATCGGTGGGTTTGTGTGGAGACTGAGATCCTTGTGTGCATTTTGGTATTCTCTGGGATACAGTTTTTCCAGAACTGATATCAGGTCAGTACAGAAAGGCATTGTGACCTGTGGAAAGTGGAAAGCCAGGATGTGGTATGTGGCTTTGCTGTGGTCTGTTTTCTTGAGTGGATGAAGAATGGGCCGAGTAGCCTCTGTCCTTCTGTGCATTAAGGAGTTGATAAGAGACAAGAGCTTAATGAGAGCTCTAAGACAATGGGAGGCTACTAactgaatcattttcttttctgtagaTCAGCGTGAAGGGGATTTTGGAGAGAAGCTTTAGAAAATTAGAAGAAGCAAAGCTGTGGCTGTTGAATTGTCATCATGCCATCAAGTCAACATATCCACAGTCCTAGAATTACTACTTGGGAAACTGAGAGTGAAGAATACTCGCTTTGCAGAGCAGCCAGCGGTGGAAAAAGTATTGGAAACTATACTCTACAAGTGAAACTTAATAGGTAGACAATGTGAATGTAATAAAACTTAGCTAAGATGCTTCAAGCTTCTCAGCATCATTTTGGATTAGCATATGTCTTATTTTGAGTATCTCTCTAAGGATAAAATGCAGTTTTCGAGATGATTTGGTATTGATTGTTAAACAGTCAAGGTGGAACAGTTGTGTGACTTTGGCTGTGCTTCTGTTACGGATCTAACATCAACTGATACAGTATTCTTCTATGCAACATATACAACAATATGAAGTGCTGTTCTATATAGCAATATGATATCAGCTAACCTTGCTCTAGGCCTGAATTCACACAGGACATCCTGACTCTGTTGGTTGCCAAAGTttcttggttttgtttttcctttgtcCTGATTAGAGTTTGCTAGTGGTTTGGCATTTCTTGTTTTAACTTACGCCATTGTTAGCCATGACTGCCTGTGGCGTGGAAGGGTTAGACTAAGATTCCTGGAAAAGCCcaaataaaaagatttatttaacattcagtaGAATAGCGCATAAGTATATGATTTGAAACACAGCATTATCATTAGCATTTCAgttatgtgatttttctgttgcGGTCACCAAATTGGGGACGGAATTTCTGGCTTCGCTGCATAATGGGAAGGTAACTAGTTTATCAATGCTAAAAAATAGACGATGAAAAATATCAGCTATGTTGATAAAAATAGACTGTGATCCTTATGATCTGTATGTTCAGTGCTAAAGGCCCACCTTTTCTTCACGTTTGGGTGGGTAAAGGATCCCAGGGTGTTtcagcaggaggagaaaaacTTCTTTGCCATTATAGGGAGGGCAAGTTGATATAAACTAACTAATGTTTGCTAAATTTGCACCAGTTCCTGCTGAGATAAAAGTTCCAGTTGTCTAGCTAACGTAGCTAAAAAGCAGCATCACAGGGAGGatctgctgcactgctgcttgttgCAGATGTATGTTATGTAGTGAAGTGTATTAGGGCAATCGCTTatcagtataaatgaaaataatcctTCTTAATGAAGCATAGACACAATATTATTGACGCAGTCATCTGCTATTCGAcagcttattttatttatccacAATTATATAGTGAGGAATTTTATTGTGGCGAGTCTTCAGactcagagaaagaaaagatggcAGATCCAAAGAGAGTGTCTCTAGTTTAAATGATTTCATTGCAAATATCCTATGTTCCACAggtttatttaagattttaagGTAATAAGCCAGTGAATTCTCACGGCACATATAACTGGATGCCAATCTTTCAGTAAACGTACAAAGAAAGTACAAAGAAATCTTGAAAATTGCTCAGGGGGAGCTACAAGACACACAAAATTCTCTATACAGGATACACATGATTTCGCTGTATAAGCCACATTAAAGGCTCAATCACACAGGACCTGATTTAACAATGCTTTTGTTTCCTTATTTTCACAACAGTATCATTCGCCATAGCTAGAATGCACAGCTGAACTGCACAAAAATGGATGTTTTCTCATTGCCAGTCTCACCTTGGTCACAAAGAGATACAAACTGCAAATTTCTAGAATTGCTAGTGTGCATTATAAATTGCAGTACATGCTAGTAAATTACTATGTGTGTAGATGTAGGTAAGTGTGAGCTTCTCTGCAGTTTAAGAAGTCACCTGTAGAACAGTACTGgtggtgtattgtgtgtgtatgagggagGAAGGTCTCAGCGCTCCCTGGTTTTATCTGCCCTGTCACCAACGGCAACCCTTTGATGTCTGCTAAAGCACCGATAGCCTATCAGATGGCTGTGGCCTTTTTCTGTCGCCTTGCACTTTGCATTTCAAATCTGTGTCAGAGTGGAGGCCGAGAGAGCACGAACAGGTGtgggaagagagagagcgagagagagagagagagacgcaaagaaaggaaaagaaaggtgTGTACAATAGTGAAAGGGaataattataaacattaaagggtttgtctgtatgtctgtcatTCGAACTCTCACTCTCGcttgaataaacacacacacacataggcgAACACTGTCTGGTCTTTCCTGTCTATGCATGCacgtatgtatgtgtatgcttgtttgtgtatacacacacactggccactttaataggaacacctgtacacctgtttattcatgcaattatgcaatcagccaatcatgtggcagcaacgcaatgcataaaatcatagaTACAGgacaggagcttcagttaatgttcacatcaaacaacacattggggaaaaatgtgatctcagtgacaaTGACCGTGACGTGGTTGTGGGTGCCAGATGGgccggtttgagtatttcagaaactgctgatctcctgggatttttttaaacaagaagagtttacacagaatggtgcaaaaaaacaaaaaaaaaacatctagtgagtGGCAGTTGTGCAGGTGGAAACagcttgctgatgagagagatcagaggagaataagcaacctgacaggaaggctacagtaactcaaataaccactctttacaactgtggtgatcagaaaagcaactcagaacACAAAATATGTGCAACTTTGAAGTGGACGgactacaaaagcagaagaccacattgggctACAATCCTGTCAgagaagaacaggaatctgaggctagagTGAGCACAGGCTCAATGAAACTGTACAGGTGAAGATGAAAAAGGtcgcctgttttttttttttgctcaatcttcaactgcccagttttggtgagcctcaCTGTAGCCTCAACGCAATCAACCTGGCCGAAATCTCTTTTCCAGTGGACAGTATGATCTCCAGTAGTGtctaataatgtgtgtgtgcgtgtgtgtgtataaaacagcACACTGGGACTATTAGGGAAATAACAGGCCTGTAGGAATGTTTCCTGCTTCTGGAGGGGCCTAGTCGCCCAGCAGCCCTGTTATTACCCTCTTTAACACACCCTCCATCCAGTTCTCCCTCCTGCTGTCCCAGCCAAAGCGACGTCGGGCTCCAAAACCAAGCTGTGCACACCCtgagagagcagagagcaggaaaacacacaccagtTCACACACATTATTCTTCTTGTTTAGGTAGGAGAGAGTGACCGTGTGTGAGAGATTTAGACATTACCTTTACACACAGCAAGGATCTTAACTGGGCAGTTTGCTTTCGATTGCCCAGAAATAACTATAGACAATAGACAAGCCACAGAAATTTCCAGAGACTGCTAatcaatcactcacacacacacacacacacacacacacacacacatactgttcagacctgaaataatattttattatactaaTCTGTCTATTGTTATACTAAAATGTTGTATAGcagagtgctgctgaattcttgaatcagattggtcagaaggtgttgattcattttctataacagcagctctgacagtagtgccggctgcgaggtttatattaatgtacttgttctaatacgtgaccgacttgtatggtggacactccacgtAATTTAAGGCTGATAATAAAAACCAGATATAATTGTTCATATGGTGAcgtttctgtaaggaggcatttatttGAACATTTGTGGAAGAATTCTCAGGTGTCAACAGTTTTCTGAAATGCAGCAGtctgcaggacagaggaggttacGCTTTATggttacactttatttttaactaTTAATTTACAAAACAGTCATtcgcaaattgctgtggaataaaacacttcagaatgtgctgctgtaggaaataatcaacttcagagcgTTAATATTAACTTCAGTTCATCTTGGCCCACATCGCATTCCttaatacacacgcacacacgtgtatgtgtgtatatatatatatatatatatatatatatatatatatatatatatatatatactgcatgACATCATGCCCCTCTTTGGAATATACCTAAAATTTTCAACCTAATATTTATCCTCCATAATTGTAGAGTATGTGTGATTACCCCAGACAAGAATTTTGACACGTTTCCCTGTATTGAGAAAAACATGAAACCTGTTTACTCTAAGCTCCCTTATAATAGGAATCTAAGGGCACCTGTTGAAATAAATGAActctaaatctgtataataAGAATTTGTGGTTATCTGTTTTAGCTGGTGTAGTCAGTTTCAGTGTGAAGGTGTATGAAGACCACTAAAGTGGAAGTAATCTGGGTGGTTGAAATGATACCATGTTGGACATTTGGATGAAATTTTATAAGAGCAGCTTTGTCTCATCCTTTGAATTTGCATTACACAGACACATATCTATTGACAAAATTCAGCAACTGCGCATATACATCCattataaatgatatattttataataaaataaagtatgtgAAAGTATtgttgttcctgtgtgtgtgtgtgtgtgtgtgtgtgtgtgtgtgtgtgtgtgtgtgtaagcttcTGTGATCGCCCGCACCCTCAGGGCTCCCGCAGCTGTTTCAGCATggtggctttgtgtgtgtgtgtgtgtgtgtgtgtgtgtgtgtggtgtgtaagcAGGAGCCCTGAGGGGACAGTTAAGCTTTTCCAACCTCTACTACTGAACTCTTTAATAATTCCATATTAATCGTCCTGATTCCTGAATTGGGGTTTTGTTTTCCACTCCATTAGCCTGTTAgtgtctccatttttttttttttcaggtatcCCTGAAAATAAttgaacataaaaataaatataataaactgtttaatgTTAGTTCTATTATGAGAAACTACTCTCAGGCAGAATTTATACATATGCGTAAGCGCGACTGCTAGATTGTCTCCATGTTACActaatagaaataaatgaatgctgtTCCAGCAAACTAATCATCCCTCTGCTCCATTCATCCTCTTTCATGTCAATATTATATACCACTGCTGTGATTTTAACAGTATTTGAGGGGAAACAAAACTTTATAGCATTGGAGGGGTTtatgtggtgagcagaaatagGGGCAGCAGGGACTCAGTGGTGAAGGTTCTTTGCTAGTTTAAATCGCAGTACCGCCTTGAGCAAGTCCTTTAACGCTCAAAAGTTCAGCTGGATTCTGGACTTGATTCTGCCTCACCTGGAGATCGCTTTAGATAGAAGTGTCTGccaatgaataaatgtaatgtcaTGTAAGGATAATGTTAGTTTTGCTTGGAGTCAGTCCTAGCTCTGAAATGTGCTTGATTAATAGCACCAAGTAATGAGGTGAATCATTGGGTTTGATCTTTAAATGGTTTGTGCTGCTCCATCAGTAGGACATAAAACTGTGGTTGGAATCCTGAACGTTCCTCCTGTTCTGtgcgtatgcgtgtgtgtggtcaCCATTACTCATTTTGTGGGGATCAAATGTTCCCATGATGGGAAGAAAACAAGTAAATTCTGACATTGTGGCCATTTAGCCGACCCCCTTGTTGCTCAAAATGCAAGTTTCATTTGGAACAAAACAAACTGAGCCAAAATAAAGGCTGAAAATAGCAAAATGGTTAAACCACAAAAGAAAGTGACCAAATGCCAGAGGTCTCATCTTAAGATCAACATTATACATGGAGAAAGAACAACATTTTATATTCAGACCATTTCAAAGGTCTGCTTAATGTGATTATGAATTACACTCCATATAAtccaagactaataataaatggatttttaaagtgttgtttaacaaataaaaacttagAATTGTTGATgtggagagtttttttttagatgacatttgtttaacatttatagaaggactcttgggtgtcagtgctttgtaacagttatggtgctttgcaaagtttctcAGCATgataaagtcttcaggacagaggagtttatgctaagttgtttctctgtaaaatgataagctgcatttttttttgagagagagagagagagagagtggatgctggtgagggaatgactgtttatcgtcgctttaacgtaagtgataactaaaactaacttgtctcacagacattccacaacattacatttacatataaacgGTTATAAGTATAAATTGTACATATAAATTGTCGGTCATTTGCGGTGATATTCAATTAATTTTTACAGATGTATTTATATCAGATCTAAAGAGAAGGTCTTGGTGAGTATCATCATTTACTTGGCAGTGAATAATTTGAAACGAATGAATAATTTACCAGTAGTCTCATCCAAAGTTAAGGTCCACTCCACTTAATAGACCTTAAAtgcagttataaaggcaaaagGTGGCCATACAATTCATCAGCGCGTATTTGTAACACACTCATAGGGAAGGAAACACAAATATTTGAATTGGTatcattttgattgttttcaCACATATTCGGAATTAGTGACTAAGTCCAGAAGTTGCTTCAAGAATTATCCAGGGAAATTTACAGGGTTCAGTTTCTGGGCGCTCTATTCAGGTTATGCAAATcgcctgcatgtagttcacacctccgaggttgccagatttttcttgagtagaagtgtcTCATACTGGGTTTTTCAATAGTGCCTAGACtgctgcctttaaacacaaacacttgtttttaaattaaaaaaaaaattagggatagaaaatgtggactgaagaaggacatggcttttttcttgctgtcaaatgtaatacgcTGCAAAACTAAAGGCAAGCTCCACCATCTGTGCGCAGTTCAtacgtaacttctgaatagcatTTAACTCTGTACTTATTGCTGAGGTCTAAACAGTGTTTTGTGCAAACTTTAAATCCTCATTACACACGTATCACTGAACTCGAAGTAATTAAAATGCACTGTCTGACAGGGGAGTATTTGTTAGCTATTAATTCAATTTCTTTGGCTTCTTCATTTTATTCTCAGGGTTTGCACACTCCATATTCCTTtaactaaaggtacaaaagcaTCCTGACAAACAACCAAGCTCCAGTGCCAGTtttctgagtgtgtagtgtCCCTGAAAGAGCTTTTTAGACTTTTTCAGATATACTCACCTGACTCACGTAGATTCCTGTGCTGTTTGTGATAGAGTTCAGAGCTATGAATCAGATCCTCTCACAGAGAATAGAGAACAGAAGCAGACAGGATGGGGAGAGTGGGATATGGGGTGTGACAGTTGGTGTCTACTGTGGGAGGAAGTGAGTGACTGTGTGCTTGTTAGTCATGAAttaacactctctctccctttctctctctttctctctctctctctctctctctctttctctctctcccttggaTGGGCTCAGGCCTTGAAGGAAGCATGTTCATTAACCAATGATTAATGTATTCGCTGAGTGAGCATTTCACCTacatcatgtttgtgtgtttttacatttctgttgaCCTgaaagcaggtgtgtgtttgtgttggctGGCTTTTTCCTCCTGTCCTTGATACACGTGCAAAATTTCAcacttttcatgttttgtttgagGGTGtagctcatttttttcttaagtgGAGGGTGAGGATATCTAGAATAACAAGGTTGaacacttcaacacacacaccaatacacacacagacagtatatCACACACAAGGTCACTTGTGGTGGAGGGGTATGAGATTGCGTAATGACCAGACTTTAACAGTGCTGCGATATTGTGTGTTTACACTACCATCTAGTGGCAAGTTTGATATTTAAACTCCATATTAAGTGatattttctgtctctctttctttttctttcaggcTCGGCTGGCTCTAAACAGGGGAGCTCAGGCTGTCATTTTTGACATCACTGATGATGTTAACGCTGCTATTGAggtaactgtgtgtttgtatgtgtgtgatgaaatCAGAGTAGCTAGATTGAATGGATAGTGTGAAAGAATAAGTTGTgacctcacacactctcgcacacagtTGAATTCTGGCTTCCTGAAGAAGCCCGTGGTGATGGTGAAGGCAGCGGACGCTGAGGAGCTGATGGGACTGGTCAATAAGAACGAGGAGGCCAAGGTTGAGATCAACATCATGATGGAGACACCCAAATGggtgagcgcacacacacacacatgcacacacacgcatatacacacatgcatacacacccAGAATGGACACAAAGAATGTTCATTTTGACACACTTGctttctctcccactctagccTCATTATGAAGTGGGAATCCTCTTGACAGTCGTCTTGGTTGTGCTGGCAATCATTATGATCTTTGCCTTTCGTTCTCGCTGCAGGTCCAACAGAACTTGGGTAAGCATGTCACATTTCAGCCTTTTACACACATGATTTGTCTACACACCAGTGTTGTGGAGTCATGTACCCCCAAGTCCAAGTTTAGTATAAGTCATTTCTCCCTCACATCTAAGTCAAATGCAAAGTTCTAGTGAAATCCAAAGTCTTATCCAAGTCAAATCCAAAGTCTTACCCAAGTCAAATTCAGCCATATGCAGGTCAAATCCAAAATCCAATGAAATTCTAAAGTCATATCTAAGTCAAATCCAAAGTCCAAGTAAATTCCAGCGTAATAGCCAAATCAAATCCATGTCAAGTCTAAAGTCATAATCATGTCAAGTCCAAAGTCATATCCAAGTCAAATCCAAAGACCAAGTCAAATCCAAAGTCCAAGTTAAATCCATGTAAAATCCTACATAATTTCTGAAGCAATTCCAAAGTCCAAGTCAAATACATGTTAATGTATTTGTTAATAAGTCCTGAATAGGGTCCCTGAGAATGCTGCGGTGTTGCTATTTTGGTTGGGCACAAGCAACTAGTCCCGCTAGTTGGAGAAGTTCCAAAATAAAACCTATTGCGTTCTCTTAGCACACGCTATTGTGGACAAATTGAGGTTCACATTGTGTTCTCTTCACCAGAGAGCTCTGCTATATCCACCAGCGCATGATGTAACAGAATCTGGTTTCACTGTTTGATCAAGCTTTATGGAAACACGTCCATCTTCCCCACTGTGTTTAGCCATCTGGCGACGGTAGACTGGTATTTGCTGTAAccaaatatatgtaaatgttataaaaacacCCACCATTGGCAAGCAGAAAGTGGTGAAGTGCCAGCATCCAGCTACAAAATTTGCAAGTGGACATGCACCATAACACCTTTGGTATTTTCACTAGACTAGTGCTTCTCACTGATATTTTTAAGTCACTTTGGAGTGAGGCAGAATACAATCTAAGCATATAACTAAGAATTTGAGGCTTAAGCAACTCACAAATTTTAATGACTTGTATGTCTGAAAACCATTAACAAGAATTGTAGTAATTATAGTCAGAATTATAGTGACCCTTCTTCGTACTGTAAATATGAAGTAAAATTATTTAGTACAGGTATACCTCCCAGTAGAAGAGTCTCCAAACACATGAAGAGTTTTTTTGAACAATTTCaatgcatttgtttatactgCTAGCAAGATCTATTCCACAACTGCATTGCTGTAATAACTAAAGAGATGGCCTGAATCAGTGTGTCTCTTGTTATTTTGTAAATAGAACATGTGAGTTAAACCATTTTGTAAACTAATATGACACCACAGATCGAATCCTTGTTGCTTTCTTACCTGGTTCCCAGGACTCGGTGCATCAGCAGACCATGCGGGCCATTAGCAGGCTGGAGACGCGTACCTACAGCTCTCAGGGCTGCTCAGGAGGATCCCATCATCCACGTGGTGGCCGAGGGTCAAACAGCAGCTCCAGCTCTGGCCCTATGTGTGCCATCTGTCTTGAGGAGTTCCTGGATGGACAGGTGAGGggagaaatgaagaaagagagaaagaagaggaagagggacgaaaattaaaaatggatgTAGATATGTAGAAATGGAGCAAGCATACATTCCCAATGACAGGTGTATGGAGTATGGAATGCAACCCATGAGAAGTTAGTTAGAGTAATGCAAAAATTTGTTCTAAATAATTGGATAACCATTTCTGATAAGTAGACAGGTGCAGCCATATTGTTGTGTCCATGGACAGGCTTTCTGATGtttcttttctcctccttttAAGGACCTGAGGATCATCTCATGTGCACATGAGTTCCATAAGGAGTGTGTGGACCCTTGGCTGCTTCAACACCGGACCTGTCCGCTCTGCATGCACAACATAATGGGTAAACAGCACCAGAGTACCCCACAAAGAAATAAGAAGCTTTATTCAGCAACCATGAATATACCAGTATTTTAAGACACATTTGCCCTCTTTATGCCAAAATACAATTTCTTTCAAAGTTTAGCAAAACTGAACACTTACGGGAGATTTTAGAGGGACATATTAGACAGCACTCTATATCACCATTGTCAAAACACCAATTGAGGGAACatcttttggaaaaatggtgttcattcctccagtacagttccataTATTTGTAGATTTTGTGCCCTGGTGTACTTAAGATGACCTGTGGTGGCCCAACatcttactaagacactttttgttgtttttcctttactttgtcacccatctgtaatAGAGCAAAACTAGAACCCAGTAGCTAATCTAGTGTTTTTTTGAAGAACAGTGATAGAAAAGTGCTTCACACTTTGCTATACTACTGCTTTTCTTCCTAATCAAAGACTTGGTTTCTAGCAGGTGCAGAGCCGAGTGGCCGTCAGCCTCAGCGAGTTCGTGGACATCCACCGCCAGAGCACAGCCAAGCTTTTCTGCACCCCCACCCACAGCATTACACAGCTTCTCACTCTTTCCCCCAGCACCCCATTCCCTTCTCCCTACGACCCCATTACCCCCGCACCCTCTCGGGACCCTATCCCCAGCTGGGAGCCTATGGCGGCTCCCCTCCCTACCACACTCGCTTATTGAGCACCAGCTGCAGCTATCATCTGGCCCCTGATGGGCACCGTGCCCGACCTCGCCACAGCTGCCGCAACGTTGGGCACCACTACACATCACCGCGTCGTCCGTGCCACCACTGCCATCCCAACCGGATGCGGCATCAAAACCACCACCAAAACCAGCGCCACGGAGGTTCTCAGGGGCGCCAGGATGAGGGTAGCTGCTCAGGGGCCAGCTATGGCACGGAACGCAGTGGCTACTTCCCTGATGGACCTGGCAGTGACTCAAGCTCGGGCCCATGCCACGGCTCATCCAGTGACTCAGTGCTCAACTGCACTGATGTAAGCCTGCAGGGTGTCTACGGCAGCTGCTCCACCTTTCGTAGTTCGCTCAGCAGCGAGTACGACCCATTTGTCTACCACAATGCAGGTTCTGAAGGTCCGACAGGTAGTACCAGGCCCCGATCTCTAGATTCAGGAGTAAATCAGACTAGTGAAGGGCTTGGGTTTGAAGAACCACAGCAGCAACAGGCTGTATTCAGCCATGTGCACTACCATAGACACAGACACCACTATTACGAAGAGGGCGAGCCCAGCCAAGGACCAGGAAGAGGCTCTGATGAAGAGCAAGGGACTTCAGTAGTAGCAGCAGGTAATTCACCCATGAGTAAAGACTCAACTTTGTGTCAGGGGGCACATGTTGCCTGCCATTGCCCCAAAACGGACCCTATAGACAGGTGTATAGACAGGTGTGGACCTCCTGGTGGAGTGGAGGATCGGGACGCAGCTCCTTCATCCCCCACTTCCTCCTTGCCTGGCACCTCAGTGCTGATCCCTACACCAGCCTGCTGCCACCCAGGGCACACGCACTGCCAAAAAACCACCAGCTGCAGTCTGGAATCTTCTGCCCCACCCATGCCAGCTGTGCACTTCCATCAGAGAGTGGACCTACAGGACGATTGCAGCATCCACATCCACTATGGGCAAAGTCCCGCAGGTTACTGCTGCCCCCCTCCTCTGGGTGCAGCATCCACACTGCTGCCCGTACCTGTAATCCTGGACTCAGGTGGGCTGGCAGAATGGCCCTGCTGCAGGGGTGCACGAAGGGGGTGGCAAAAGCAGGTGCAACAGGCTCATTCTGAGCCACAGCTAATGGGGACAGGCACTCTATTGGACACACCTCTGTGCAGAGGACATCACAGTGCCGGGCATGAGCTGCCCACAGAAATCTGTCTCTACTGCCAAAGTGTACACAATAATCAGGGTGAGTTCAATGtgtcaaacatcagaaacattttatatgttgtaattcaCATATACCAAGCTCTCATGTAGCATAGTAAAAGtggatgtttatatatatatatatatatatatatatatagtacattgCTGTTAAATTGGGCTACATTTGTTAACACtgtaaaaatgtcacattttttcatttaaaagtttCTCAGTACTTCAAAAACTGCACTAAAGCTGCAGCCTAGAATTCACAGTTCATGTCTCCTTGGAAGATCGGTGACGAAAAAGTCTAGCATTTTGGTGCTGTAGCCGTGATTTTGCATTTTAGCTATAGTTAGGGAAATTGTGGTAAGAATGACAAGACATCAGAGAAGAGTACTATAAAGACATACTAAAAAGTATACACACATAACTTGTATTCCAACCATTTCAGCCTGCTCTATTGTTA
It includes:
- the LOC113531592 gene encoding E3 ubiquitin-protein ligase RNF43 isoform X2, translating into MRLAAQRLAGLWPWLFTAALQVALGHAGLEVAATRALIKVTLLNPKATVRPITLEGVFAGSSSGFAEGKLMQSHPLSLCNTSEDERQESFFISIVKLESPESKVPQCLPLLEKARLALNRGAQAVIFDITDDVNAAIELNSGFLKKPVVMVKAADAEELMGLVNKNEEAKVEINIMMETPKWPHYEVGILLTVVLVVLAIIMIFAFRSRCRSNRTWDSVHQQTMRAISRLETRTYSSQGCSGGSHHPRGGRGSNSSSSSGPMCAICLEEFLDGQDLRIISCAHEFHKECVDPWLLQHRTCPLCMHNIMGAEPSGRQPQRVRGHPPPEHSQAFLHPHPQHYTASHSFPQHPIPFSLRPHYPRTLSGPYPQLGAYGGSPPYHTRLLSTSCSYHLAPDGHRARPRHSCRNVGHHYTSPRRPCHHCHPNRMRHQNHHQNQRHGGSQGRQDEGSCSGASYGTERSGYFPDGPGSDSSSGPCHGSSSDSVLNCTDVSLQGVYGSCSTFRSSLSSEYDPFVYHNAGSEGPTGSTRPRSLDSGVNQTSEGLGFEEPQQQQAVFSHVHYHRHRHHYYEEGEPSQGPGRGSDEEQGTSVVAAGNSPMSKDSTLCQGAHVACHCPKTDPIDRCIDRCGPPGGVEDRDAAPSSPTSSLPGTSVLIPTPACCHPGHTHCQKTTSCSLESSAPPMPAVHFHQRVDLQDDCSIHIHYGQSPAGYCCPPPLGAASTLLPVPVILDSGGLAEWPCCRGARRGWQKQVQQAHSEPQLMGTGTLLDTPLCRGHHSAGHELPTEICLYCQSVHNNQGSEEESGV
- the LOC113531592 gene encoding E3 ubiquitin-protein ligase RNF43 isoform X1, producing the protein MRLAAQRLAGLWPWLFTAALQVALGHAGLEVAATRALIKVTLLNPKATVRPITLEGVFAGSSSGFAEGKLMQSHPLSLCNTSEDERQESFFISIVKLESPESKVPQCLPLLEKARLALNRGAQAVIFDITDDVNAAIELNSGFLKKPVVMVKAADAEELMGLVNKNEEAKVEINIMMETPKWPHYEVGILLTVVLVVLAIIMIFAFRSRCRSNRTWDSVHQQTMRAISRLETRTYSSQGCSGGSHHPRGGRGSNSSSSSGPMCAICLEEFLDGQDLRIISCAHEFHKECVDPWLLQHRTCPLCMHNIMAGAEPSGRQPQRVRGHPPPEHSQAFLHPHPQHYTASHSFPQHPIPFSLRPHYPRTLSGPYPQLGAYGGSPPYHTRLLSTSCSYHLAPDGHRARPRHSCRNVGHHYTSPRRPCHHCHPNRMRHQNHHQNQRHGGSQGRQDEGSCSGASYGTERSGYFPDGPGSDSSSGPCHGSSSDSVLNCTDVSLQGVYGSCSTFRSSLSSEYDPFVYHNAGSEGPTGSTRPRSLDSGVNQTSEGLGFEEPQQQQAVFSHVHYHRHRHHYYEEGEPSQGPGRGSDEEQGTSVVAAGNSPMSKDSTLCQGAHVACHCPKTDPIDRCIDRCGPPGGVEDRDAAPSSPTSSLPGTSVLIPTPACCHPGHTHCQKTTSCSLESSAPPMPAVHFHQRVDLQDDCSIHIHYGQSPAGYCCPPPLGAASTLLPVPVILDSGGLAEWPCCRGARRGWQKQVQQAHSEPQLMGTGTLLDTPLCRGHHSAGHELPTEICLYCQSVHNNQGSEEESGV